The following proteins are co-located in the Pseudomonas antarctica genome:
- a CDS encoding GntR family transcriptional regulator, with the protein MTFKAPDSLAEQIAHHLAERIIRGDLKPGERIQEQKVTLALNVSRGSVREALLILERRHLIAILPRRGAHVTELTAHKVQSLCTLMSELYILLGNAVADGWRTQADMAPFLQIQQRLVTSFEREDIRAFVEESFNVMRAAYPFANNPYLQETVENLQPAMNRAYYLALDQRKASMSEYLALFEQLLAAVLARDLAQIRQVLSAYGQRSSSLVIAALADA; encoded by the coding sequence ATGACGTTCAAGGCGCCGGACAGTCTCGCCGAGCAAATCGCTCACCACCTCGCCGAACGTATCATTCGCGGCGATCTCAAGCCTGGGGAGCGGATCCAGGAACAGAAAGTCACGCTGGCGCTCAATGTCAGCCGTGGTTCCGTGCGTGAAGCCTTATTGATCCTTGAGCGCCGCCACCTGATCGCGATCCTGCCGCGCCGTGGCGCCCACGTCACCGAACTCACCGCGCACAAGGTGCAGAGCCTGTGTACGTTGATGAGCGAGTTGTACATCCTGCTCGGTAATGCAGTGGCGGATGGCTGGCGGACTCAGGCCGACATGGCGCCGTTCCTGCAAATCCAGCAGCGACTGGTGACCAGTTTTGAACGCGAGGACATCCGTGCCTTCGTCGAAGAAAGCTTCAACGTGATGCGCGCCGCGTACCCCTTCGCCAACAACCCGTATTTGCAGGAAACCGTAGAGAACCTGCAGCCGGCGATGAACCGCGCGTACTACCTGGCGCTGGATCAACGCAAGGCGTCCATGAGCGAGTACCTGGCATTGTTCGAGCAACTGCTCGCCGCCGTGCTGGCCCGTGACCTGGCGCAGATTCGCCAAGTGCTGTCGGCCTATGGCCAGCGCAGTTCCTCGCTGGTGATCGCTGCGTTGGCGGACGCCTAA
- the xdhA gene encoding xanthine dehydrogenase small subunit, with the protein MIQFLLNQELRSEHALDPNLTVLNYLREHVGKPGTKEGCASGDCGACTVVVGELHTNEQGAEQIRYRSLNSCLTFVSSLHGKQLISVEDLKHQGQLHSVQQAMVECHGSQCGFCTPGFVMSLFALQKNSDAPDSQKAHEALAGNLCRCTGYRPILAAAEQACCNKPVDQFDSRQAETIARLKAIAPTQTGELNSGDKRCLVPLTVADLADLYDAYPQARLLAGGTDLALEVTQFHRTLPVMIYVGNIEEMKRIENFDDRLEIGAATALSDCYNALHHEYPDFGDLLHRFASLQIRNQGTLGGNIGNASPIGDSPPLLIALGAQIVLCKGNTRRTLALEDYFIDYRVTARQDSEFIEKIIVPKGHSLFRAYKVSKRLDDDISAVCAAFNLKIENGVINEARVAFGGMAATPKRAKSCEAVLVGATWNAATVEKACAALAEDFTPLSDFRASKEYRLLSAQNLLRKYFIELQTPHIETRVTAYV; encoded by the coding sequence GTGATCCAGTTTTTACTTAACCAGGAACTCCGTAGCGAGCACGCCCTGGACCCCAATCTGACCGTGCTCAACTATTTGCGCGAGCATGTGGGCAAACCCGGTACCAAGGAAGGCTGCGCCAGCGGCGATTGCGGTGCATGCACCGTGGTGGTCGGCGAGCTGCATACCAATGAGCAAGGCGCAGAGCAGATTCGTTATCGCAGCCTCAATTCGTGCCTGACCTTCGTATCGTCGTTGCACGGCAAACAACTGATCAGCGTCGAAGACCTCAAGCATCAAGGCCAGTTGCACAGCGTGCAGCAAGCCATGGTTGAGTGCCACGGCTCGCAATGCGGCTTTTGCACGCCGGGTTTCGTGATGTCGTTGTTTGCCCTGCAAAAGAACAGCGACGCCCCCGACAGCCAAAAAGCCCACGAAGCCCTGGCCGGCAACCTCTGCCGCTGCACCGGCTACCGCCCGATTCTTGCCGCAGCCGAACAGGCCTGCTGCAATAAACCGGTGGACCAGTTCGACAGCCGCCAAGCCGAGACCATCGCCCGCCTCAAAGCCATTGCGCCGACGCAAACCGGCGAGCTCAACAGTGGTGATAAACGCTGCCTGGTGCCGCTGACCGTTGCCGACCTGGCCGACCTCTACGACGCCTACCCACAAGCCCGGCTGCTGGCTGGCGGCACCGACCTGGCGCTGGAGGTCACCCAGTTCCACCGCACGCTGCCGGTAATGATCTACGTTGGCAATATCGAAGAGATGAAGCGCATCGAAAACTTCGACGACCGCCTGGAAATCGGCGCTGCCACTGCGCTGTCCGATTGCTACAACGCGCTGCATCACGAGTACCCGGACTTTGGCGATCTGCTGCACCGCTTCGCCTCCCTGCAAATCCGCAACCAGGGCACCCTGGGCGGCAATATCGGCAACGCCTCGCCGATTGGTGATTCGCCGCCGCTGCTGATCGCCCTCGGTGCGCAGATCGTGCTGTGCAAAGGCAATACCCGCCGCACCCTGGCGCTGGAAGATTACTTCATCGACTACCGCGTTACCGCGCGCCAGGACAGTGAGTTCATCGAGAAAATCATTGTCCCCAAAGGCCATTCCCTGTTCCGTGCCTACAAGGTCTCCAAGCGCCTGGACGATGATATTTCCGCCGTGTGCGCCGCCTTCAACCTGAAGATCGAAAACGGTGTGATCAACGAAGCACGCGTCGCCTTCGGTGGCATGGCCGCCACGCCCAAACGCGCCAAGAGCTGCGAAGCCGTGTTGGTCGGCGCCACCTGGAACGCCGCCACCGTGGAGAAAGCCTGCGCCGCACTCGCCGAGGATTTCACCCCGCTGTCGGACTTCCGCGCCAGCAAGGAATACCGCCTGCTAAGCGCACAGAACCTGTTGCGTAAATACTTCATCGAGCTGCAAACACCGCACATCGAGACTCGGGTGACCGCTTATGTCTAA